The genomic DNA GATCTTCTTGCCTTCGTCGGTGATCTTGCCGTTGCCGACGGCGATCACCCTGGCCTCTTGCGGCTTTTCCTTGGCGGTGTCGGGAATGATGATCCCGCCCTTCTTGACCTCTTTCTCCTCAAGCCGCTCGACGAGGATGCGGTCGTGCAACGGACGAATCTTCATGGCTCCCCTGCCTCCTTGCGTGTGTGTTCAGCCTGAGCCTCCGGCCGTCTTCTCGATCGGCTGGGCCTACGAGGGCCGCGCTATCTACCTACTTACTCGCTCGTTAGCACTCTGTCAAGGCGAGTGCTAAGATTGCCCGCGGCGCCGGAACCGGGCCGTGCGAACGGAGGGAGGCGGCAATGGCAAAAAGTCTTTTAGTTTCAAACGTTTTACCCAAGGAGGCCCTGGACCTGGTCCCCAAGGGGACGACCGTGGACTACAACAGCGGCGACACGACGCTCCCCAAGGCCGAGTTCCTGGCCAGGCTCCGTGGCAAGGACGGCCTCATCTGCCACATCATCAGCACCATCGACGACGAGGTCCTCGCGGCGGCGCCCACCCTCAAGGTCGTCGCGAACGTCGCCGTCGGCTACAACAACATCGACGTCGCCGCCGCCAGGCGCCGCGGGGTGGTCGTCACGAACACCCCGGACGTCCTCACCGAGACCACCGCCGACTTCGCGTGGGCCCTCCTGATGGCGGCCGCCCGGCGCGTGGTCGAGGCCGACCAGTTCGCGCGCTCTGGTCAGTGGCAGCGCTGGCAGTGGGACCTCCTCTGGGGCGCCGACGTGCACGGCAAGACGCTCGGCATCCTGGGCTTCGGGCGGATCGGCCGCGCCGTCGCGCGCCGCGCCGCGGGCTTCAGCATGCGCGTCCTCTACCACGACGCGG from Candidatus Methylomirabilota bacterium includes the following:
- a CDS encoding D-glycerate dehydrogenase, whose protein sequence is MAKSLLVSNVLPKEALDLVPKGTTVDYNSGDTTLPKAEFLARLRGKDGLICHIISTIDDEVLAAAPTLKVVANVAVGYNNIDVAAARRRGVVVTNTPDVLTETTADFAWALLMAAARRVVEADQFARSGQWQRWQWDLLWGADVHGKTLGILGFGRIGRAVARRAAGFSMRVLYHDAVRPEPAVERELRATYAEPDAILREADFVSLHTPLLPETRHLVNERTLRLMKKTAILVNAARGPIVDEAALVRALKEGWIAGAGIDVFEEEPKIHPGLLPLPNVVLAPHIASASRDTRIAMASLAVRNCLAVLDGKPPLTPVP
- the groES gene encoding co-chaperone GroES, which translates into the protein MKIRPLHDRILVERLEEKEVKKGGIIIPDTAKEKPQEARVIAVGNGKITDEGKKIPLDVKTGDKILFGKYSGAEVKIDDKEYLILREEDVLAILE